One window from the genome of Oncorhynchus kisutch isolate 150728-3 linkage group LG21, Okis_V2, whole genome shotgun sequence encodes:
- the LOC109866429 gene encoding consortin-like, producing MGNKSSSPSRDPDTDTTQREERTNTGTASGSGHPGPSPDLLASLQSLGEHNDHTLLPQSLHQIAEAYSLDEDYHWAVQFLQLEKLYHERLLSNLAALQEDWESQWRERNTVAESTSPAETNSTGQEHIEMLSQICRTHQRPMLSVKTSMADTVLKDSHNTRGQCDGREKERSPSHHGKVRVNNPVRQSEEYVKETTSTGAVPDMAEEGGEEGERGKEELEEEGQGVDEEEVFEESPEEEVQVVEWPVGVPQASAEDLDKLSQVEESSSADGLVSILKRRRASLDGLPPEGPDAAKHNSKRKVHFSQPEDGMEPDEVGGDSCLILLLLCLVTVVISLGGTALYCTLADTYSSICIDFSHNVDFYVVHVQRFLDRFSHWMPIRS from the exons GAAGTGGTCACCCAGGCCCCAGCCCTGACCTGCTTGCCTCACTACAGTCATTGGGAGAACACAATGaccacacactgctgccacagtCTCtacaccag ATAGCAGAGGCCTACTCCCTGGATGAGGACT ACCATTGGGCGGTGCAGTTCCTGCAGCTGGAGAAACTGTACCATGAGCGCCTCCTGTCCAATCTTGCTGCCCTGCAGGAGGACTGGG AGAGCCAGTGGAGAGAGCGTAACACAGTAGCAGAGAGCACCTCCCCAGCTGAGACCAACAGCACTGGACAGGAACACATAGAAATGCTGAGCCAGATCTGCAGGACGCACCAGAG ACCAATGCTTAGTGTGAAAACG AGCATGGCAGACACGGTGCTGAAAGACAGCCACAACACCAGGGGGCAGTgtgatgggagagagaaagaaaggtcaCCATCCCATCATGGAAAAG TCAGAGTCAACAACCCTGTAAGACAGAGTGAGGAGTATGTTAAGGAGACCACGTCAACAGGAGCTGTCCCTGACATggctgaggagggaggagaggagggagagcgaggaaaGGAAGAGTTGGAAGAGGAAGGGCAGGGGGTGGATGAAGAGGAGGTGTTTGAGGAGAGTCCAGAAGAGGAGGTGCAGGTGGTGGAGTGGCCAGTGGGGGTTCCCCAAGCCTCAGCCGAAGACCTGGACAAACTGTCTCAAGTGGAGGAG AGCTCCTCAGCAGACGGCCTGGTGTCCATTCTAAAGAGGAGGAGGGCATCGTTAGATGGCCTGCCCCCCGAGGGTCCCGATGcagccaaacacaactccaaacGAAAGGTGCACTTCAGCCAGCCAGAGGACGGCATGGAACCAG ACGAGGTGGGCGGAGACTCATGTTTGATCCTGCTGTTGTTGTGCCTGGTAACCGTGGTGATCAGTCTGGGCGGGACGGCTCTGTACTGCACCCTAGCGGACACATACAGTAGCATCTGCATTGATTTCTCTCACAATGTAGACTTTTACGTTGTGCACGTACAACGCTTCCTGGATAGGTTCAGCCACTGGATGCCCATACGATCATAG